Part of the Candidatus Chlorohelix allophototropha genome, ACCCGTTCGAATTGCTGAACATCTGGCGCGTACCAAGCGCACTAATAATCGCCGTAACGCCTTTAACCGCTTTGGCAAAGGTTTCAGCGGTTGTTTGGGGATTTGCTACATCTATTATAAAAACCTCAACCCCTAGCTTTGCCAGAATTTCGCCCTTTTTGTTATCACGCACCAAAACGCGGGTTTTGATACCTTCATTGACCAGCGCTCTTACCACCCGCCTGCCGACTCCTCCGGTTGCCCCTGCCACCAGAACTAGACCATCATAGTTTGCCATTGCAACTTCCTTTTATGTATTATGCATCTGCATGCTAATTATTTATACAAATCATTGACAATTCTTTTATAAATTAAATATGTCTACTATAGAGTATTACCTAAGAGAGTTTAAAACAAGTGATAACAAGGATACACTAGGTTAAAAAAGAGTAAATTAGGGCTATGCTATGGTATGATTTCTGTAGTCCAAGCCACTTACCCTTGGGCAAGGTAACTCTATAATTTACCCATACATAAAAGATTTATCTTTCTGGAGGAGCTAAACTGTCGTGAATTTCTGGATAGATGTTTTACCCTCGGTAGTTGCCGCTATCTTCATCTGGTGGGGTGCAACCGGAATTATTATATATTTGTGCGGGCGACGAACTTGGCGACCATGGGTATTCGGCGTGGTTACGCTGGCACAGCCCTTCGCATTCTGGCAAGTGATGGCTACGCGAGACAGCCATGATGTTGGCGGGGTATTTGCTCAATTCTTTTGGGCAATTATCATTTGGAGTTGGATAGAAACCAGCTACTACAGCGGTTTTATCGTGGGTCGCAAAAATATACCGGAAATTGAACCCGGCACTTCCACGGGTTTGCGTTTTCGCCGTGCCATTGCCGCCAATCTATATCACGAACTGATGATAATCGGCTTGAGTATCGCGGTTGTTATTGTAGGTTGGGGCGGCAGCAACGAAACCGGCTTGTGGACTTTCATGATTTTGCACTGGACTCACCAATCGGCAAAAATCAACATTTTTCTAGGTATCAACAACCTCACGACCGAATATCTGCCCGATAACCTGAAATATATGGCACAGTATTTTAGCCAGAAGCCGCTTAACTCTTTCTTTCCTTTTTCTGCCACAATCTCTACCATCATCGCCACCGCCCTATTTATATCGGCAGCACAGTCTAATACCGCCGGGGAACAAGCCGGACAAGCTTTGCTGTTTGTGTTGATGGTTGCCGCCGTCATTGAACATTGGTGGTTGGTTACGCCTGTGCCATCCAAAGCTTGGGATTGGGCGCTGAAAAGCCGCAAAGCCGACCAGCAACAGTTGCCCACTATTCAGGTAGTCTGTGGCTACTTGGGCAGCGGTAAGACCACCCTTATTCGCCACCTGCTACCGCAATTTGACGAGCGGGTAGCGGTACTGGTCAATGACTTTGGCGCAGTAGGGATAGATGCCGAGCTTATCAGGGGCGATAATGCCGCCGGAATGGTGGTTGAGTTGCCGGGCGGATGTGTGTGTTGCACACTCCAAAAGAATCTGAGCGGACAAATAATCAATTTGCTGGAAACCTTCAAACCTGAAAGGGTAATTATAGAGCCGAGCGGGGTAGCGGGAATCGAAGAAATCGTCAAAGCGCTTGCCAGCCCACGTTTAGTAAAACGAGTCGCAAATGTGGAAGTAGTGGCGGTTATCGAAGCGCCGCGTTTGCTGGCAGCAGGCGGCTTACCTGAGTTTGTGGTGACACAGATAAAGGCAGCTGGGGCAATCGTAATCAGCAAAACCGATTTGGTGCAACCCGGCGAGGTTGGGCGGGTGGCAAAAGTAGTAAGCGCGTTGAACCACAAAGCGCGAGTTATCACCGCTATAAACGGACAGGTTGCGCTGACTGAATTATTCGCAGTAGCGCCAGAACTTCCCGCAGAGGAAGAACACGAAGCCCATCAGCATGACGAAGAGAACGGTGGTTTAATCTCTTTCGGGGAAGAATACACCGGAGAATTTGACCCTCAAGCCCTACGCGACCTTTTTGTCGATCTGCGGGATGGTCATTATGGACCTGTTATACGCGCCAAAGGGATTTTTCATGCACGGGGTGGGCGATTGGCGTGGGATTTAGCCAGCGGTAATATCACCGAGCGAATATTAACGCCACCACTACCGGATGAATTACCCGGCGGGCGTTTTATGGCAATCGCCGAAGACCTTACCACCGAACAATTACAAGAACGCTTGCAAGGTTGCATTATCCCGGCAGTCAGCCTTTAGAACAGGGTGCTCTGGCGATATTCTTCAGGTTGGGGCGGTTCTCCGGTTGGAATAGCATAACGCGCCAGCAAATCCATATAGCGCAAGCCCCATTCTTCGAGGCTGATTTCAGGCTCGGCATAGGTTTCTTCTCTGGTACGAGCAATCCTGAAATTCTGACGAATGAGGTGACGCGCTGCCGCTATTGCATCCCGCATGTTAGTTACCATGAGTCTGCCACCCGCCACCTCTTCGGTAGTATGTTCGTGACGCGCCAACCACCAGAATGTTTTTAACTGGTTTTCTGCCACGCCAAAGAGCAATCGAATTACCACCAGTTCCACTTCCGGTTTCGGACGATAACCACCGCTACGCAACTTATAGGCGGTTCCCTCTTTCGATACTACTCCATCCAGAGGTAGCGGTGGTTGTTCGGGCATACTACTTTAAAGCCCTTCTTTGGCTGAGCCAATCTATAAAGTTTTCAGGCACTCGCATAGTCGAGAGGCGGCTGTGCCGCACCAAACTCCAGTCAGCGAATAACCCGCTAGCTTTTATTTCGCTAAGCATTATCGGCGATTCAAATTTGTGGTCAAATTCGAGGTCAATGACCCAACTTCGAGCATCGTCTGGGTCGGGGCGTGCTTCGGAAATGACCTTTGCTAGCCCCACCACTGCCGATTGACCACCACTGTGATAAATCAGTACATTATCGCCCGGTTTCATTTGCCGAATAGCTTGAAGCGCTTGCGGGTTGCGAACCCCATCCCACACGGTTTTCTTCTCAAGCTCAAGGCTATCAATCGAGTAGGTTTCAGGATCGGTTTTAGCCAAAAAATAAGCCATAGGTCATTGCACCGCTAAAAGTTCCACATCAAAAATGAGTTCGGCATTGGGTGGAATCGGTCCTGAGCCGCTGGGACCGTAGCCTAACTGGGGCGGTATTATCAAACGGCGTTTGCCGCCCACCTTCATAGTTGCAACGCCTTCATCCCAACCCTGGATAACCTGACCTACCCCCAACACAAATTTGAAGGGTTGACCGCGATCCACCGAGCTATCGAACTTAGTACCGTTGGTAAGGTAGCCGGAGTAATGTACTGAAACGGTTTGACCGACTTTAGGCTGAGTTCCCTTTCCTACAACTGTATCATAATATTTCAAGCCGGTGGCGCTTTTGGTCAATTCCGGCGTAGCCGTACCGGCAGGCGCAGTAGCAGCAGATGGAACGGCAGTATTATCTCCGCAAGCCGCCAGAAGCGCAGACACCAGTAATACCAGAATAAAGACGGAGATCAGTCTCGGTTTATTGTTCATCATCAATCCTTGAAAAACTAAGAAAATAGCGCTATTGGTAAATTTTTCGTAGTACAGCAAGTGGCAACTTTGAATAGCAGAAGCGCAATGTGCAAACCGGGCAGGGTGTTTCCTCCCTGCCCCAAAGCCCTAAGATTAGGGCTTATTTAACTCCAAGCAGTTCCACATCAAAGAGCAATTCGGCGTTCGGCGGAATAATCCCACCTGCGCCGCGTGCGCCATAGCCAAGGTTCGGCGGGATAATTAGGCGGCGTTTACCGCCAACCTTCATGGAAGCCAAGCCTTCGTCCCAACCCTTAATCACTTGCCCTGCCCCTAATTTGAACTCGAAAGGGCGATTGCGATCAAGCGAGCTATCAAACTTAGTACCATTGGTAAGATAGCCTGTATAGTGTACTACCACTGTCTGACCGGGCTGCGGTTGTGCTCCGCTTCCTATTACATTATCAATATACTTCAAACCGCTGGAAGTAGTTACTTCGTTGTTATTAGTACCACCGGGGTTTATTGCTTCGCTCATATAATCTCCTATCTGGTAGTTGTCAATTTTTGGGCTTCGAGACTCTCGCGCACCGCTTCGCGAATACGCTGCGGAGTTTGCTCACCTTTGGTAAGGAAACGCGCCAACCCTTTATGAATAAAGGCGCGTTCGTCATTTGACACTTCTTTAGCGCTAACCACGATAACCGGAATGTTGATGGTGTGGCGATCGGCACGCAGACGCGATAAAACCTGAAAGCCATCCATTTTTGGCATCATTAAGTCCAGAACAATCAGGTCAGGTGGGTTTTGAATAGCCAGTTTCAAACCCTGATCGCCACTTGCGGCAGTTGCCACAACAAAATCCAACTCACTCAGGCTTTCCTTAAGCATACGGCGTAAACTGGCATCATCATCTATTACCAGAATATTGCGTTGAGGAGCTAATGCAGTAAGGCGATTAATCATTTCTTCCAGTTTGCGCAGTTCAATCGGTTTTGGTAAAAATTCGGCTGCCCCTATATTAGCGCCCATAAATTTGGTATCTAGCACCGTACAGATAATGACTGGCACATCAGTTAATTGCGGATTCTCATTCAATTTGATGAGCAAATCCCAACCATCCATACGCCCTGCTAGCGTAATATCCAGCACCATTGCAATCGGCGTAATTTGCTCTACCAAACGCAAAGCCTGCTCTGCGCTACTGGCAATCTGGCAAGCATAACCGTCCTCTTCCAAATAAGTACCGATTAACTGCGCTAGGCTATTGTTATCTTCAACTATTAGGATAGTATTTTCAGCCACCTCCACTGTCAAAGGAGTAGTAATTGTTTCAAGCAATTCAGGCGGGCTATCCAATACCGCAGGAAGGGTAAAATGGAATACGCTACCTTTACTAAGTGCGCTATCCACCCAGATTTTGCCGCCATGTGCTTCTACGATTTCGCGGCTGATGGCAAGCCCTAGCCCTGTCCCACCGATTTCTCGGCGGTCACTATTATCTACTCGGAAGAATTTATTGAATAGCTGGCTTTGCGCTTCTTTGGGAATACCAAGCCCATTATCTGCTACCGAAGTTTCCACCATCTGATTTTCATTCAGGTGCGCTCTCAAAATGATGTCCCCACCGTTGGGAGAATATTTTATAGCGTTACCGATTAGATTCGTCATGGTTTGGACAATGCGGTCGGGGTCGGCGCGTACAAAGGGCAAGTCAACCGGAAATTCGACTTTGATGCGCTCACGTTCAACGGAGAACAAATCGAGAATAGGACGCACCAAGAAATTCAGACTCACCTCGGTGAAATTATAAACCTGCCGCCCTGCTTCCATACGTTGGATGTCTAGGAAGTCGCTGATTAAGTTGCTGAGCCGTTGGGCTTCCTTGTGGATGGTTTCTACATAAAGACGTGACTTTTCCGGGCTTACTTGACGAGTTAGCATCAGTTCTGAGAAGCCTAGCACACTTGCCATGGGGGTACGCAATTCGTGCGAAACAAGGCTCACAAATTCATCCTTGAGACGATTGACCTCTTGCTCACGGGTAACGTCACGGAAAACGCCTACTACACCAGTGACTCTGCCACTTTCAATAATCGGTGCGGCAACCAGCGAAATCATGCGGCGTTCCCCATCGGGATGGTTGATTGAGAAAATACGCGGATCGGTGGAAGTGGCGTTTTGAATAGCTTGTAGACAGGGTGAGGCTTCTAGCGGTAAGGTATGTCCTTTGCTATCCTGCATACCAAGCGCTTCCCAGTAATAGCGCTCTACCAAATCCTCTGCGGTTAACCCGGAGATTTGCTCTGCGCCGGGATTTACTGTGACTATCCGCTGTTTCAGATCGGTTGTAAATACGGCATCGGCAATAGAGTTCAAAATAAGTTGGGTGCGATTGCGCTCATCGCGAATTGTATCGAATAAGCGAGCATTTTCGATAGCTACCGCCGCTTGATTGGCAATCAGCGCCAGTACATCCTGATCCTCTTTATTAAAAGCGCGCCCGGAAGTTTGGTCGTTTAGAATAATAGCCCCAATGGTTTGCGATTGCCAGCGTAAGGGGCTAATCAGAATGCTGCCCACCTTTCCGGTACGCAAATCCCATGATTCTGCTAAAAAGCGGCGCAATTTCTCGGTATCCTGCTCGGTCAGGCTATTGGGGAAGTTTAGTTCTAGCAAACGATCTTCGACCGGAAGCACCCTTGTTTCAGACTGATTAAGGTTAAATTCAAGAAATGAGGGCGCAGTCATGGATATACCGTCATGCAAATACTCTGCCATCACCTTGATATCGTGCCTACCCTCATCCCATAGTGCAATTGCACCCCGACTGACCTGTAACAGTTTGACCGCTTCGGTGACAATCGTGGTAAGCACATCTTTCAAGTCTAGCGAGCTATTGATTGCCAACCCAATGTCGAGTAATGCTTGGTTACGCGCCAGCAACCGCTCAATTGCCTTTTGCTGCTCCTCAATCTCGCCCCACACCTGCTCCCACGTTTTTTTCGCCATTTGTAGAAGAGAATATTCCCGCAGCACTTTGCCATGTTCCGCAGCGTTTTCGAGCGCATTTTTCAGCGCCACTATCAACGCTTCTAAATCATCCAGCAAAGCAGGGGAAAACATAGTACGCGGGCTGACAATGCAAAGTGAGGAACGCAAATCAACGGCATCGGTAAGCGGATAATAGGCAAGATGGTAGCCTAGCGGCAAACTCGAAAGCTCTTCAATTTCGTGCGGGTCAGTAAGTAGCAGGGGGGTTTTCTGGTTTTGTAGAGTCTTTACAAGATTAAGCAAGGAAACACTGGCAGGCAGCAGCGCATTTTTAATCATCAGCGGGGTGACGCGCTTTCCATCCCAGCGTACCAGCACAAAAGCTGTGTCAGAGCCGAGCAATTCGGAGAGAATTTCGTAAACGCGCCGAGCAATCTGATCTGGATTTAAATACCTACCAAGCGAAAGGTATTCGGCGCGAACTAGTTTACCGATGCTTCCTCCCGGCAGTTCATCAAAATTTTCAGAATTCTTCTTTGATAAGTCATTCACCATACCTCAAATTATAGCTATTTAAGGCTAAATGTAAAATCATAAGGTACACTTTAAAAATAGATAGCGTTAACATAAGATAAACTGAACAAATATTCGGGTGTTGTGGCTTGATTTCATTTGACTCATCTTGTAGCATGTCGGGATGCATGCTAGAAACGAACAGCATTAGGAGGCTTCATGCAGCACGATAAAATACTTGTGCGCGGTGCACGTGAGCATAATCTCAAAAATGTTGACCTTGATATACCCCGTGATAAATTAGTAGTAATTACCGGGCTTTCCGGTAGCGGCAAGAGCAGTTTAGCTTTTGATACCATTTATGCCGAAGGGCAGCGACGCTACGTTGAATCGCTTTCAGCTTATGCCCGCCAGTTTTTGGGACAGATGGAAAAACCCGATGTAGATTATATCGAAGGGCTAAGCCCCGCTATCTCCATCGACCAGAAGGGCACAAACCATAACCCGCGTTCAACCGTTGGTACTATCACCGAAATTTATGATTACCTGCGGCTGTTATTTGCCAGAATAGGGCATCCCCATTGCCCCAGTTGTGGGCGTGAAATTTCGCGACAGACGGTGCAACAAATCGTAGATTCGGTAGCAAACCTAGCGGAAGGTACGCGCCTGATGGTACTCGCGCCCTTGATTAAAGATCGCAAGGGTGAGCATAAGCATATTTTTGAAGATATTCGTAAGAAGGGCTTCGTGCGCGCCCGTGTAAACGGGCAAATCAGGGATGTGGACGAAACCATTGAGCTTGAAAAATACAAAAAGCATAATATCGAAGCGGTAATAGATCGTCTCATCATCCGGCGCGATGAGCAAGGTACCGTTCTAGATAGAAACCGTCTCTCCGACAGCATCGAAACTGCCCTCAAACTAGGGGGTGGCATCGTGCAAATCGCTATAATTGACGGCGAAGAACTGTATTTCTCTGAAAATTTCGCTTGCGTGTATTGCGGACTCAGTGTCGGTGAAATCGAGCCGCGCACCTTCTCCTTCAACACACCGCATGGCGCATGTCCCAATTGTAGCGGTTTGGGCGAAGTTATGGATTTTGACCCGGAATTGGTAATTCCCAACCGCAGCCTTTCGCTTGGAGAAGGGGCGGTAATGCCCTGGAATCGTTTGGGGCAACTGAACAGCACTTATATGACCGCCCTGTTAACGGCTGTTGGCGCACAATATGGTTTTACCTTGAAAACTCCTCTCCGGGATTTTAGCCCAGAGCAAATGGGCATATTGCTATACGGCAATAATAGTGAGCCGCTCAAAATCAAGATGCGTACCAGCGTTACCGAAGCTTCCTTTCCGGGCGTAATCCCAGACCTAAAGCAACGCTACTCTGAAAGCGGTAGCAGCTACATGAAATTCGAGATCGAGCGTTTTATGGTGGGACGCACTTGCCCCGAATGTAAGGGCGCACGCTTGAAGCCCGAAGCTTTGGGGGTGCTGGTGGTGAGCAAATCCATTATGGAAATATCCAGTATGTCGGTGCGAGATGCGCTGGAGTTCTTCATCAAGCTATGGCCCATTGACTTGCCGGATGGTGGCGCACACGACCTGCTCAGCGAACGTGAGCGCATGATTGGCTACCAGATTATCAAAGAAATCAAAGCGCGACTTACCTTCCTTAACGATGTCGGGCTTGATTACCTCACCTTGAACCGAGCGGCGGGTACGCTTGCAGGCGGGGAAGCGCAGCGTATTCGCCTTGCCACCCAAATCGGTAGCGGCTTAATGGGAGTGCTGTATATTCTGGACGAGCCAAGTATCGGGCTGCACCAGCGTGACAACAATCGCCTGATTCAAACCTTGCTGCGCTTGCGTAATCTTGGCAATACCTTAATCGTGGTGGAACACGATGAAGAGATGATTCGCACCGCCGATTATGTAATAGATATGGGACCCGGCGCGGGCGAGCATGGCGGACAGGTGATAGCTGCCGGTACGCTTGACGATATAATCAATAATCCGCGTTCGATTACCGGCAAATATCTATCGGGCGAGATGGAGATTAAAACCCCGGAAAAACGGCGCAAGGGCAACGGCAAAACGCTGGTAGTAAAAGGGGCACGCGAGAACAATCTGAAGAATCTTGAGGTGGAATTTCCGCTTGGCAAGCTGATAGCCATCACTGGAGTGAGCGGCAGCGGTAAGAGTACCCTTGTTTCTGACACGCTCTACCGCAAACTGGCACATGTCTTGTACGGTTCCAAAGAGCGCGCGGGTGAGCATGATAGCATCGTTGGCATCGAGCATTTAGATAAGGTTATTGACATTGATCAGTCACCGATAGGGCGCACGCCACGTTCCAATCCGGCAACCTATACCGGATTGTTTACCCCGATTCGCGAAATTTTCTCGAAAGTACCCGAAGCGCGTACACGCGGATACAATCCGGGACGTTTCAGCTTCAACGTAAAGGGCGGACGCTGCGAGGCGTGCGAAGGCGATGGCATCATCAAAATCGAGATGCAATTCCTGCCCGATATTTACGTGCCATGCGAAGTTTGTCAGGGAAAACGCTACAATCGCGAGGCATTGGAGATTCTTTATAAAGGAAAAACCATTGCCGATGTACTGGATATGACGGTGGATGAAGCAGTGGAATTCTTCTCCAGTATTCCCGCCATCAACGGTAAATTGCAAATTTTGCATGATGTAGGCTTGGGCTATATCCGGTTAGGGCAACCGGCTACTACTCTCTCCGGTGGTGAGGCACAACGGGTCAAACTTGGCACTGAGCTTTCCAAACGCCCTACCGGACGTACAATGTATGTGCTGGACGAGCCTAGCACCGGACTGCATATTGATGATGTCTCTCGCTTAGTCACCATCCTGCAACGCTTGGTTGATGGCGGGAATTCGGTGGTGGTGATTGAACACAACCTTGATATTATCAAAGTGGCGGACTGGATTATCGACATCGGACCCGATGGCGGTAATCGAGGGGGTAACGTGGTGGCAACCGGCACTCCTGAACATGTGGCGGGAATAGCTGAATCTTACACCGGGCAATACCTCAAGCATATGTTTGAGGTGGAATCAGTACGACATAAGGTGAAAGTCGCCTCGTAGCTCGTTTTTGTACAAATTTAGAGAGGAAAAAGAATAAAATAGCGCGAGAGGGCAAATACATTGCAGCCTGTTGTAAATTTTGTTCGCCAAAACACTATTACCACAGGAGAAACTCGATGCATTTGCCCGCCCCACTTATAGCAATTTCCTCCATTTTCGACCCCTATTCTCGTCTCCCAGCTACCGTGGTGAAGTCGCCGGATCAAAAAGAAAGGGTATTGGCGCGATAGCCTATAGCTTCTAGCCACTCTCAGAATGTAACCAGTATGGGTTTGCGCTAATGGTTGGGGAACAGTCTTTGCAAGACGTGAAGTGACCCACTAGTTGTACTAATCGTAGCTTTTATTGTAGTCGTAGCTTTTATTGTACTGGACGCACTAGAAGTGGCTGTAACCGTTGAACTGGTAAGAGTTGTTGCAGCTGTAGCAACAGTTCCGGTAATTGCCGGAGTGCTTGTAACTCCGAGTGTCGGAGTTTTGGCAGGTGCAAGGGTAGGGGTTACAGTTATATTGCCAGTGATAGTTATACCGGGTGTACCGGAACTTGCAGTTGAAATAATTGCAGTAGAAGTAGCGGTTACTGTGGCAGTAACAATGGGCGAAGGAGCCGGAGTCGGCAGTAGAGTGGGTGTAGGCGCAGGTGTGGCAGTAGGGCGTGGCGTGGCAGTAGGAATCGGTCCGGCTGTAGTGACAGTTTGTAATAAACCGGGTATGGTAGGCTTAACCACAATCTCAGGGAGTGTATTGGTAGGCGGTGGCGCACCCTGCGCAGTGGGCGAAGGGGTATTAAGGGCTGAAGAAGTGCTGTATAGAAAGATGAAGCTCAACACTATAATATATACAACAATTAGAGCCGGAAGCATAATAATAATAGCTTTGGCGGCAGTTGTACGCTGCGACCACCAACCCTGCTCCGGTTCATCACTATCCGATTGATCCTGCGGTATCTCGTAGTTATAATCGTCGTCATAATAGGTATCGGAAACAGTCGAAGGAAACCGATCAGGATCACCACCGATATTTAACGGTGGTGGCGGTTCGGGTGGTAAGGGCGGTATTTTGTAATCATCGTCACGACGACCCATTTGTGCCGCTTCCGAAGTATAGCGCTTGAAGTCAAAAAAGCTTTGTTTAGAAAAGGGGTTTAAAACCCCTTGTCCCATTCCAGATTAATTTCTACTTATTATTCTTGCTATCCTGTACCATCGCAATAAAACGATCGAAAAGGTATTGGTTATCCTGCGGACCGGGCGCCCCTTCTGGGTGGTATTGGACGCTGAAGACGGGCAGGGTTTCATGCGCCAATCCCTCTACCGAACCATCATGCAAATTAATCTGGCTGACGCGCCACCCTTGCGAAACGGGCACCGAATCGGCATCAACCTGAAACCCATGATTCTGGCTGGTTATATGCACTTTGCCAGTGGCAAGGTCTTTAACAGGATGATTACCCCCACGATGACCAAACTTCAAACGACTGGTGGTACAACCAATCGCCAAACCGAGTAATTGGTGTCCAAGACAAATACCAAAAAACGGTATATGCTGCGCAAGCACACCTTGTAGCGCCTCTATGGTTGTGGTATTGCGTTCGGGGTCGCCGGGACCGGGTGAACTGAACACTGCATCTGGCTGGAGCGCCATAACATCACTCAGGCTGGCAGTGTTGGGTAAAACGGTGGCGCTAACACCCCTTCTAGCCAAAGAACGGAGAATGTTTTCTTTCAAACCGCAATCTAATACCGCCATTCGCATAGTTTCTACACCGCTCGAACCTTCAATTGAGCGGGCAGGGTAGCGATAAATCGACGGGGTAGTTACGTCAGCGACCACGTTTTTCTGGGCAGGCATCAGCGCATTTTGCGCTCTCAATATTATTTCGGCATCACTTTCTTCCGGTTTGGGGCGAACAATAACCCCCCGCATCAACCCATTAGTACGTAGGTGACGGGTAAGCGCACGGGTATCAATTCCGTAAATGCCCGGAATGCCGCGTTTTTGAAGATACCTATGCAAGCTGGTTTGCGCGCGCCAATTACTCCATTCGGGGGTGTAGTCGCGCACAATCAAGCCGCTAAGCCAGCTTTCGCGAGACTCATCATCAGCATCGATTATGCCGTAGTTGCCGATTATAGGATAGGTGAGACAGACTATTTCGCCACGATAGCTTGGGTCGGTGCAAATTTCCTGATAGCCTGTCATACTAGTGTTAAAGACTACTTCGCCTTCGGCAACCTCAGCTGCGCCAAAGCCCCAACCTCTGAATATTCGACCGTCTTCAAGTGCCAATATTGTGGGGTTATTCAATTCTGGTCTCTCATCAGAAAATGCGGGCAGCGTTAGTAGCTTTTCAGCGCCCGCCGGGGTTTGTATGTTTTTCAATAATTCCATCGCTTCCCCGGAATCAACCGACATTTATTCCTCGTGATTTAAAAACTCTAAGAGTGCATTTGCACCATACCAAAAATAATTTGGCAGAATTATACGCTAAAAAGCCCTTATACACAATTTATTGTTCCGCTGATTCAAGTTCAGGAATGGTAGAAAGCAACCATTTTTGCTCAGACTTAAACAAAGTAAGTACATGATCAACTGCTAGGTTAACACCATGCCCATTGGCGTGAATAGGAGCTTTTTCAAAACTGACAATTTGCTTCTCTACTTCAGCCAGCCGGCGTTTAAGGTGTTCGGCAACTTCCTGACGCGGCAAATTATCAAGAAACATCAGACCAATATCACCCGTGAAAGTCATTTGCTCAGCCGATGATAAATTTTCGCGTAATTGTTCGAGAAAGTAGTCTTCTCCGGCAGGGGTAATTGAGTAGACTTTGCGTTGTGGGCGATTTCCTTCTTGCTCAAATGTAACGGTAACATAGCCAGCTTTGGAGAGACGGTCAAGGGTGGCATAGGCGGTTGCCTTTTTCATGTTGGTAACGCGGCTAAGATTTTTCTCAATAAATTCATTAATCTGGTAACCATGCTGGCTTTGCGCCTTCAAGATTCCCAGCAGCAGTAGCGACTGATCATCCATTAATAATTACTCCACAACTTGCCGGAAAGAGGGCAATGACGGTATCTCCACGTAGCTCAATGTTTCTGATACATATTATAGTCAATCTTGACTAATTGTGCAACACATTATACATTGTATTACGAATAGTCAATAATGATTATTTACACATGAATATTATACCATTAATGGATAGTAGTATCTATTCCAATAATTCAGCAGCACTGGATGTAATCAAAGCGGGTGTAAATTAGTTGGTATAATTTAGTGGAAACTTGATTGTAGGATAACCGAAAAGAAAAGTAGCACGGGAAAGGATTTTGGGGCTATTCCCGATAAACAACCAGACCAGAACAAGCTTACTTTGTAGCTTTCCTGAATCACTATCGCATTATCTGAAACGACGAGGACGCGAAAACCAAATAGCCATTCCAACCAGTAAGTTTACAAGGTTGAGTACCAGCAGCAAAGTAGATAGCACCAACGCAGACTCACGGGCAAACCCCATCTGAGCTAAAATACCGATCAAAGTCAGGTCACGCGCGCCAATCCCACTGACTGAAATTGGTATCAACCCGGCGAAAGTGGCTAGGCTACTGGCGGCTATAACTTCTAGTGGGCTTAGGTTCATTCCTATCGCAAAAGCCAGCAACCAAGTTCTCATAATTGCCGTGAACATCGTCAAGATGGTGATTGAGAGACAAGCCAGTAGATCTGAAGCCGAGGTTTTTGACAAGGGGAAGACCAGTTTTTCCGAGCC contains:
- the puhE gene encoding putative photosynthetic complex assembly protein PuhE: MNFWIDVLPSVVAAIFIWWGATGIIIYLCGRRTWRPWVFGVVTLAQPFAFWQVMATRDSHDVGGVFAQFFWAIIIWSWIETSYYSGFIVGRKNIPEIEPGTSTGLRFRRAIAANLYHELMIIGLSIAVVIVGWGGSNETGLWTFMILHWTHQSAKINIFLGINNLTTEYLPDNLKYMAQYFSQKPLNSFFPFSATISTIIATALFISAAQSNTAGEQAGQALLFVLMVAAVIEHWWLVTPVPSKAWDWALKSRKADQQQLPTIQVVCGYLGSGKTTLIRHLLPQFDERVAVLVNDFGAVGIDAELIRGDNAAGMVVELPGGCVCCTLQKNLSGQIINLLETFKPERVIIEPSGVAGIEEIVKALASPRLVKRVANVEVVAVIEAPRLLAAGGLPEFVVTQIKAAGAIVISKTDLVQPGEVGRVAKVVSALNHKARVITAINGQVALTELFAVAPELPAEEEHEAHQHDEENGGLISFGEEYTGEFDPQALRDLFVDLRDGHYGPVIRAKGIFHARGGRLAWDLASGNITERILTPPLPDELPGGRFMAIAEDLTTEQLQERLQGCIIPAVSL
- a CDS encoding EVE domain-containing protein, whose translation is MAYFLAKTDPETYSIDSLELEKKTVWDGVRNPQALQAIRQMKPGDNVLIYHSGGQSAVVGLAKVISEARPDPDDARSWVIDLEFDHKFESPIMLSEIKASGLFADWSLVRHSRLSTMRVPENFIDWLSQRRALK
- a CDS encoding FKBP-type peptidyl-prolyl cis-trans isomerase — its product is MNNKPRLISVFILVLLVSALLAACGDNTAVPSAATAPAGTATPELTKSATGLKYYDTVVGKGTQPKVGQTVSVHYSGYLTNGTKFDSSVDRGQPFKFVLGVGQVIQGWDEGVATMKVGGKRRLIIPPQLGYGPSGSGPIPPNAELIFDVELLAVQ
- a CDS encoding response regulator, yielding MVNDLSKKNSENFDELPGGSIGKLVRAEYLSLGRYLNPDQIARRVYEILSELLGSDTAFVLVRWDGKRVTPLMIKNALLPASVSLLNLVKTLQNQKTPLLLTDPHEIEELSSLPLGYHLAYYPLTDAVDLRSSLCIVSPRTMFSPALLDDLEALIVALKNALENAAEHGKVLREYSLLQMAKKTWEQVWGEIEEQQKAIERLLARNQALLDIGLAINSSLDLKDVLTTIVTEAVKLLQVSRGAIALWDEGRHDIKVMAEYLHDGISMTAPSFLEFNLNQSETRVLPVEDRLLELNFPNSLTEQDTEKLRRFLAESWDLRTGKVGSILISPLRWQSQTIGAIILNDQTSGRAFNKEDQDVLALIANQAAVAIENARLFDTIRDERNRTQLILNSIADAVFTTDLKQRIVTVNPGAEQISGLTAEDLVERYYWEALGMQDSKGHTLPLEASPCLQAIQNATSTDPRIFSINHPDGERRMISLVAAPIIESGRVTGVVGVFRDVTREQEVNRLKDEFVSLVSHELRTPMASVLGFSELMLTRQVSPEKSRLYVETIHKEAQRLSNLISDFLDIQRMEAGRQVYNFTEVSLNFLVRPILDLFSVERERIKVEFPVDLPFVRADPDRIVQTMTNLIGNAIKYSPNGGDIILRAHLNENQMVETSVADNGLGIPKEAQSQLFNKFFRVDNSDRREIGGTGLGLAISREIVEAHGGKIWVDSALSKGSVFHFTLPAVLDSPPELLETITTPLTVEVAENTILIVEDNNSLAQLIGTYLEEDGYACQIASSAEQALRLVEQITPIAMVLDITLAGRMDGWDLLIKLNENPQLTDVPVIICTVLDTKFMGANIGAAEFLPKPIELRKLEEMINRLTALAPQRNILVIDDDASLRRMLKESLSELDFVVATAASGDQGLKLAIQNPPDLIVLDLMMPKMDGFQVLSRLRADRHTINIPVIVVSAKEVSNDERAFIHKGLARFLTKGEQTPQRIREAVRESLEAQKLTTTR